In a genomic window of Helianthus annuus cultivar XRQ/B chromosome 10, HanXRQr2.0-SUNRISE, whole genome shotgun sequence:
- the LOC110882447 gene encoding uncharacterized protein LOC110882447, protein MAEEISYDDAWWATHSWFTSNENFGDEMLRHANEAKIDDKQQLDPNMCDENQIEQPNDIIVSSHHDGEKEIQDGEVVKKRKGKAILIDGDVVMKRSRKGINGVIHKRKAKGKRYLQRCNNGARVSLERRRRTKEKKLYGELLALLPHLSVKDHKAKILKEAADSIKTLKETLLGLEKQKLERLYSASQSLVSNTESPNLLINKGDSVNLNNISYQSSNCFETYASSHVTLNVCGAYALISICSERIPELFTTICYIFEEHNMEVVYTEISSDQAKTMYLIRVRFRGNVPPEFAEVFPYEQTYYKAVAQIEKLVKFQN, encoded by the exons ATGGCTGAAGAAATAAGCTACGATGATGCTTGGTGGGCAACTCACTCATGGTTTACATCAAATGAAAACTTTGGTGATGAAATGTTAAGGCATGCAAATGAAGCAAAGATTGATGACAAGCAGCAACTTGATCCAAACATGTGCGATGAAAACCAGATTGAACAACCAAATGATATTATTGTCTCATCTCATCATGATGGTGAGAAGGAAATCCAAGATGGTGAggttgttaagaaaagaaaaggtaAAGCGATACTAATAGATGGTGATGTTGTAATGAAAAGAAGTCGAAAAGGGATCAACGGTGTCATTCATAAGCGAAAGGCGAAAGGAAAGAGATATCTTCAGCGATGCAACAATGGTGCACGAGTTTCattagagagaagaagaagaaccaaAGAAAAAAAGTTGTATGGAGAACTTCTAGCCTTGCTCCCTCATCTCTCAGTTAAG GATCACAAAGCCAAAATACTGAAAGAAGCTGCAGACTCTATCAAAACATTGAAGGAAACCCTTCTTGGTCTTGAAAAACAGAAGCTAGAGAGGCTTTATAGCGCATCTCAAAGTCTTGTCAGTAACACTGAGTCACCTAACTTGTTAATTAACAAGGGTGATTCAGTTAACTTAAACAACATCTCCTATCAAAGTTCAAATTGCTTCGAAACATATGCATCGTCACATGTCACCTTAAATGTTTGTGGTGCATATGCTTTAATCAGTATCTGCTCCGAAAGAATTCCAGAGCTTTTCACTACAATTTGCTATATTTTTGAGGAGCATAACATGGAGGTTGTTTACACTGAAATATCTTCTGATCAGGCTAAGACCATGTATCTGATTCGTGTTCGCTTTCGT GGCAATGTTCCTCCAGAATTTGCGGAAGTGTTTCCATATGAACAGACGTATTACAAAGCAGTGGCCCAGATTGAGAAGTTAGTTAAATTCCAGAATTAA